In Streptomyces nojiriensis, one genomic interval encodes:
- a CDS encoding 3-hydroxyacyl-CoA dehydrogenase NAD-binding domain-containing protein gives MSESTTIRWEQDETGVVTLILDDPDQSANTMNQAFKDSIAAIADRAEAEKDSIRGIIYTSAKKTFFAGGDLKDMIRLRPEHAQIAFDTGTEIKRSLRRIETLGKPVVAAINGAALGGGYEICLASHHRVALDAPGSKIGLPEVTLGLLPAGGGVTRTVRLMGIADALLKVLLQGTQYTPQRALDNGLVHELAATPEEMLAKARAFIDANPESKQPWDVPGYKIPGGTPSNPRFAANLPAFPANLKKQLNGAPYPAPRNILACAVEGSQVDFETALTIEARYFTELVTGQTAKNMIQAFFFDLQAVNAGRSRPQGIEPRQVRKVAVLGAGMMGAGIAYSCARAGIEVVLKDVTAEAAAKGKAYSEKLLDKALSRGRTTEAGRAELLARITPTADAADLAGCDAVIEAVFEDTSLKHKVFQEIQDVIEPDALLCSNTSTLPITGLAEGVARPADFIGLHFFSPVDKMPLVEIIKGERTGDEAIARAFDLVRQINKTPIVVNDSRGFFTSRVIGQFINEGVAMVGEGIEPASIEQAAAQAGYPAKVLSLMDELTLTLPRKIRNESRKAFEAEGKAWTEHPADAVIDRMVDEFGRPGRSGGAGFYEYDESGKRARIWPGLREHFAKPDAEIPFADMKERMLFSEALDTVRCLDEGVLTSIADANIGSIMGIGFPAWTGGVIQYINGYEGGLAGFVARARELADTYGERFIPPASLIAKAERGETYAD, from the coding sequence ATGAGCGAGTCCACCACGATCCGCTGGGAACAGGACGAGACCGGCGTCGTCACCCTGATCCTCGACGACCCCGACCAGTCCGCCAACACGATGAACCAGGCCTTCAAGGACTCCATTGCGGCGATCGCCGACCGCGCCGAGGCCGAGAAGGACTCCATCCGGGGCATCATCTACACCTCCGCCAAGAAGACCTTCTTCGCGGGCGGCGACCTCAAGGACATGATCCGGCTCCGCCCCGAGCACGCGCAGATCGCCTTCGACACCGGCACCGAGATCAAGCGCTCCCTGCGCCGGATCGAGACCCTCGGCAAGCCCGTCGTCGCCGCCATCAACGGTGCGGCCCTCGGCGGCGGTTACGAGATCTGCCTGGCCTCCCACCACCGCGTCGCCCTCGACGCGCCCGGCTCCAAGATCGGCCTGCCCGAGGTCACCCTCGGCCTGCTCCCCGCCGGTGGCGGTGTCACCCGTACCGTGCGCCTGATGGGCATCGCCGACGCGCTGCTCAAGGTGCTGCTCCAGGGGACCCAGTACACCCCGCAGCGCGCCCTGGACAACGGCCTGGTGCACGAACTGGCCGCCACGCCCGAGGAGATGCTGGCCAAGGCCCGCGCCTTCATCGACGCGAACCCCGAGTCGAAGCAGCCCTGGGACGTACCCGGCTACAAGATCCCCGGCGGTACGCCGTCCAACCCGCGGTTCGCCGCGAACCTCCCGGCCTTCCCGGCCAACCTGAAGAAGCAGCTGAACGGGGCCCCGTACCCGGCCCCGCGCAACATCCTGGCCTGCGCCGTCGAGGGCTCCCAGGTGGACTTCGAGACCGCGCTGACCATCGAGGCCCGCTACTTCACCGAGCTGGTCACCGGCCAGACCGCCAAGAACATGATCCAGGCGTTCTTCTTCGACCTCCAGGCCGTCAACGCGGGCCGCAGCCGCCCGCAGGGCATCGAGCCGCGGCAGGTCCGCAAGGTCGCCGTCCTCGGCGCCGGGATGATGGGCGCGGGCATCGCCTACTCCTGCGCCCGCGCGGGCATCGAGGTGGTGCTGAAGGACGTCACCGCCGAGGCCGCCGCCAAGGGCAAGGCGTACTCCGAGAAGCTGCTCGACAAGGCGCTCTCCCGGGGCCGGACCACCGAGGCGGGGCGTGCCGAGCTGCTCGCCCGGATCACCCCGACCGCCGACGCGGCCGACCTCGCGGGCTGCGACGCCGTCATCGAGGCCGTCTTCGAGGACACCTCCCTCAAGCACAAGGTGTTCCAGGAGATCCAGGACGTCATCGAGCCGGACGCGCTGCTGTGCTCCAACACCTCCACGCTGCCCATCACGGGCCTCGCGGAAGGCGTCGCGCGGCCGGCCGACTTCATCGGGCTGCACTTCTTCTCGCCCGTGGACAAGATGCCGCTGGTGGAGATCATCAAGGGGGAGCGGACCGGCGACGAGGCCATCGCCCGCGCCTTCGACCTGGTCCGCCAGATCAACAAGACCCCGATCGTGGTCAACGACTCGCGCGGCTTCTTCACCTCGCGCGTCATCGGCCAGTTCATCAACGAGGGCGTGGCCATGGTCGGCGAGGGCATCGAGCCCGCCTCGATCGAGCAGGCCGCGGCCCAGGCCGGCTACCCGGCCAAGGTGCTCTCGCTGATGGACGAGCTCACCCTGACCCTGCCGCGCAAGATCCGCAACGAGAGCCGCAAGGCCTTCGAGGCCGAGGGCAAGGCGTGGACCGAGCACCCCGCCGACGCGGTCATCGACCGCATGGTGGACGAGTTCGGCCGCCCCGGGCGCAGCGGCGGGGCCGGCTTCTACGAGTACGACGAGTCGGGCAAGCGCGCCCGCATCTGGCCGGGCCTGCGCGAGCACTTCGCCAAGCCGGACGCCGAGATCCCGTTCGCCGACATGAAGGAGCGGATGCTCTTCTCCGAGGCCCTGGACACCGTCCGCTGCCTCGACGAAGGCGTGCTCACCTCGATCGCCGACGCCAACATCGGCTCCATCATGGGCATCGGCTTCCCGGCCTGGACGGGCGGCGTGATCCAGTACATCAACGGCTACGAGGGCGGCCTGGCCGGCTTCGTGGCCCGTGCCCGCGAGCTCGCCGACACGTATGGCGAGCGCTTCATCCCGCCGGCCTCGCTGATCGCGAAGGCGGAGCGCGGCGAGACCTACGCGGACTGA
- a CDS encoding maltokinase N-terminal cap-like domain-containing protein — MAVIHRTTMSPGKLELLADWLPQRPWYRGGTDTPQLEKAGGFRLDDPEGEVGIEFMAVTDTAGDEPATYLVPLTYRGAPLEGADEGLIGTSEHGVLGRRWIYDGTHDVVLVEQLLALLAGRTTAQDQNESGIPDPTVEVRPETAGVPQGLTGPGTVTDTADASLVTVGPVGREGPVSTLTVCRVLRPAPAGDGTGRRVLAGWAAPDGARRHGLFARLAASED; from the coding sequence ATGGCTGTCATTCACCGCACCACCATGTCGCCCGGCAAGCTCGAACTCCTGGCCGACTGGCTGCCCCAGCGCCCCTGGTACCGGGGCGGCACGGACACCCCGCAGCTCGAAAAGGCCGGCGGTTTCCGGCTCGACGACCCCGAAGGCGAGGTGGGCATCGAGTTCATGGCGGTCACCGACACCGCCGGGGACGAGCCGGCGACCTACCTGGTCCCGCTGACCTACCGCGGTGCTCCGCTCGAGGGGGCCGACGAAGGCCTGATCGGCACCTCCGAGCACGGTGTGCTGGGCCGTCGCTGGATCTACGACGGGACCCACGACGTCGTCCTGGTCGAGCAGTTGCTGGCCCTGCTGGCGGGACGCACGACGGCCCAGGACCAGAACGAGAGCGGCATCCCGGACCCGACGGTCGAGGTCCGTCCCGAGACGGCCGGGGTGCCGCAGGGCCTGACCGGCCCCGGGACCGTGACGGACACCGCCGACGCGAGTCTCGTCACCGTGGGCCCGGTGGGTCGGGAAGGCCCGGTGTCGACCCTGACCGTGTGCCGGGTACTGCGGCCCGCTCCCGCCGGTGACGGCACGGGGCGCCGGGTGCTGGCCGGCTGGGCCGCCCCGGACGGCGCCCGGCGGCACGGGCTGTTCGCCCGCCTGGCCGCGTCCGAGGACTGA
- a CDS encoding MerR family transcriptional regulator, whose amino-acid sequence MADQAPEPMLTVDELAARAGVTVRTVRFYSTRGLLPPPVIGPRRVGHYGPEHLSRLALIEELQHQGMTLSAIERYLDALPDDLSAHDLAIHRAMVASWAPDAAQEVSREELEKRAGRSLSDTDVRRLAAMNVLAASGDGFRVDVGLLRLGVALLDVPIAHETILAARRVLMEHTRSAAHELTALFRDEVWGPFTEGESDPERVESMKALSAHMQPMVVQALVTAFQRSLREELRAAFASEPEADGGPHDRSAPLPPG is encoded by the coding sequence ATGGCCGACCAGGCACCCGAGCCGATGCTCACCGTCGACGAGCTGGCGGCCAGGGCGGGCGTCACCGTGCGCACCGTTCGTTTCTACAGCACCCGCGGACTTTTGCCCCCTCCCGTGATCGGCCCTCGTCGGGTGGGGCACTACGGGCCGGAACACCTGTCCCGGCTGGCACTGATCGAGGAGCTGCAGCACCAGGGCATGACCCTGTCCGCCATCGAGCGCTACCTGGATGCGCTGCCCGACGACCTGAGCGCCCACGACCTGGCCATCCACCGGGCCATGGTGGCCAGTTGGGCTCCGGACGCGGCTCAGGAGGTGTCGCGGGAGGAGCTGGAGAAGCGGGCGGGGCGGAGCCTGTCGGACACCGATGTCCGGCGGCTGGCGGCGATGAACGTGCTCGCCGCTTCGGGGGACGGTTTCCGGGTGGACGTGGGGCTGCTGCGGCTCGGGGTCGCGCTGCTCGACGTACCGATCGCCCACGAGACGATCCTGGCGGCGCGCCGGGTGCTGATGGAGCACACCAGATCGGCGGCGCACGAGCTGACGGCGCTGTTCCGGGACGAGGTGTGGGGGCCGTTCACGGAGGGCGAGAGCGATCCGGAGCGGGTGGAGTCGATGAAGGCGCTGTCGGCGCACATGCAGCCGATGGTGGTCCAGGCGCTGGTGACGGCCTTCCAGCGGTCGCTACGGGAGGAACTGCGGGCGGCGTTCGCCTCGGAACCGGAGGCGGACGGCGGGCCGCACGACCGGTCGGCACCCCTGCCGCCCGGGTAG
- a CDS encoding AMP-dependent synthetase/ligase, whose product MTTNLRLPGRPEEITLPALLARNAAEYGELPALSWRAGPDTAGWTTLTWSEVRRKVAVLASGYAALGVERGEHVLMMMGNRPEHWLSDLALVHLGAVPVTVYGTSAPEQIAHIARHSRARVAVVEGARELLRWEPLLADADVPLERLVVAEAAEAGGHSTYGSLYSGGARLHRAGDFEKAWQETRPEDPLTVVYTSGTTGDPKGVRLTHRNLMLQAIRLDRHVDLPEHAEHICYLPFAHIAERVLGIYLPLLRASHVRLCADPAAVSGAVRELHPVQFFGVPRVWEKLAASVRAVLAQLPEAQRAAIEAANDLARARAAHRERGEEVPAALEASYAGAKEQVLDPLLGLAGMDRLMWTASATAPMPIDVVRFWAGWGITIMDAWGLTETSGVCTVNSPDGFRLGSVGRPIEGLELRLAEDGEILTRGATVFGGYLRPDGSVESAADDEGWFPTGDIGRLDEDGFLWLTDRKKELIITSNGKNVSPALVENTVKEHPLIGQALVHGDGRSYLVALLVLDPELAPVWAAARGIETASPTELAAHPAVREEIARAVETANARLNRTEQIKRYRLLTEEWGPETGELTPSLKLRRRVVRDKYGALIDGLYEEPSGTA is encoded by the coding sequence ATGACCACGAACCTGCGACTGCCCGGACGACCCGAAGAGATCACCCTGCCGGCCCTGCTGGCCCGCAACGCCGCCGAGTACGGGGAGCTCCCCGCCCTCTCCTGGCGGGCCGGCCCCGACACCGCCGGGTGGACGACCCTCACCTGGAGCGAGGTGCGCCGCAAGGTCGCCGTCCTCGCCTCCGGATACGCCGCCCTCGGCGTCGAGCGCGGCGAACACGTGCTGATGATGATGGGCAACCGCCCCGAGCACTGGCTCAGCGACCTCGCCCTCGTCCACCTCGGCGCCGTGCCCGTCACCGTGTACGGGACCTCCGCCCCCGAGCAGATCGCCCACATCGCCCGCCACAGCCGGGCCCGGGTCGCCGTCGTCGAGGGCGCCCGCGAACTCCTGCGCTGGGAGCCGCTGCTGGCCGACGCCGATGTCCCCCTGGAGCGACTGGTCGTCGCCGAGGCCGCCGAGGCGGGCGGGCACTCCACCTACGGCTCCCTGTACTCCGGCGGGGCCCGGCTCCACCGCGCCGGCGACTTCGAGAAGGCCTGGCAGGAGACGCGCCCCGAGGACCCGCTGACCGTCGTCTACACCTCGGGCACCACCGGCGACCCGAAGGGCGTGCGGCTGACCCACCGCAACCTCATGCTCCAGGCGATCCGCCTCGACCGGCACGTGGACCTGCCCGAGCACGCCGAGCACATCTGCTACCTGCCCTTCGCGCACATAGCCGAGCGGGTCCTCGGGATCTACCTGCCGCTGCTGCGGGCCTCGCACGTGAGGCTGTGCGCCGACCCCGCCGCCGTGTCGGGGGCGGTCCGCGAGCTGCACCCGGTGCAGTTCTTCGGCGTGCCCCGGGTCTGGGAGAAGCTCGCCGCCTCGGTCCGTGCGGTCCTCGCGCAGCTCCCCGAGGCCCAGCGCGCGGCCATCGAGGCGGCCAACGACCTGGCCCGTGCCCGGGCCGCCCACCGGGAGCGGGGCGAGGAGGTGCCGGCCGCGCTCGAAGCCTCGTACGCCGGGGCCAAGGAACAGGTGCTGGACCCGCTGCTGGGGCTGGCGGGCATGGACCGGCTGATGTGGACGGCCAGCGCCACGGCGCCGATGCCGATCGACGTGGTCCGCTTCTGGGCCGGCTGGGGCATCACCATCATGGACGCCTGGGGGCTCACCGAGACCTCGGGCGTGTGCACGGTCAACAGTCCGGACGGCTTCCGGCTCGGCTCGGTGGGCCGCCCGATCGAGGGGCTGGAGCTGAGGCTGGCCGAGGACGGGGAGATCCTCACCCGCGGGGCGACCGTCTTCGGCGGCTACCTGCGGCCGGACGGCTCGGTGGAGAGCGCCGCCGACGACGAGGGCTGGTTCCCGACGGGCGACATCGGCCGCCTCGACGAGGACGGGTTCCTCTGGCTGACCGACCGCAAGAAGGAACTGATCATCACCTCGAACGGCAAGAACGTCTCGCCCGCCCTGGTGGAGAACACGGTCAAGGAACACCCGCTGATCGGCCAGGCCCTGGTACACGGCGACGGCCGCTCCTACCTCGTCGCGCTGCTGGTCCTGGACCCGGAGCTGGCCCCGGTCTGGGCCGCCGCCCGGGGCATCGAGACCGCCTCCCCGACCGAGCTCGCCGCACACCCGGCCGTCCGGGAGGAGATCGCCCGCGCGGTGGAGACGGCCAACGCCCGGCTCAACCGGACCGAGCAGATCAAGCGGTACCGGCTGCTGACCGAGGAGTGGGGCCCCGAAACCGGGGAACTCACCCCCTCCCTCAAACTCCGCCGCCGGGTGGTCCGCGACAAATACGGCGCCCTGATCGACGGCCTCTACGAGGAGCCGTCGGGGACGGCGTAG
- a CDS encoding Twin-arginine translocation pathway signal: protein MSPRNDALRAARLRVGWRSIEQAAGALQAHGQRFLDDAHFTVSARTWRRWEGGAPGWPPEETATVLHDALGRWPEELGFTAPAGWIRPEAHQEEDVNRRTFVNVTAAALLPGPTARQHVDPALIDYFQQQLEGHYRADMFLGPHDLIGTVSAQYQLIDKLVRSAQGETRRGLLRVGAAYAALVGWLYQDAGDLGAAAFWRGITQEIAARSQDPHLIGYSLVNLAHVRTDLGDGHGVIDLCEAALDDDRLFPKVRIMAMQQQAHGASLTGDRTAVDRLIDDAGELLGRVDDDLPWGNACRRTPGYLEVQRATCYGRLGLGREAEHLWSQVLDEVPATARRDRGVYLARHATAAAGARQPEQAVEIARAAAEIAAETRSARMLRELRGLERAMRPWHDAPVGRDLAEVLAPVNEGS, encoded by the coding sequence ATGAGCCCCCGAAACGACGCGCTCAGGGCCGCCCGACTCCGGGTCGGGTGGCGCAGCATCGAACAGGCCGCCGGCGCGCTGCAGGCGCACGGCCAACGGTTCCTCGACGACGCCCATTTCACCGTCAGCGCGCGCACGTGGCGCCGGTGGGAAGGCGGTGCACCCGGCTGGCCGCCGGAAGAGACCGCGACCGTGCTGCATGACGCGCTCGGACGGTGGCCCGAGGAGCTGGGATTCACGGCACCCGCCGGCTGGATCCGCCCCGAGGCACACCAAGAGGAAGACGTGAACCGCAGGACCTTCGTCAACGTCACCGCGGCCGCGCTCCTGCCCGGCCCTACCGCCAGGCAGCACGTCGACCCCGCGCTCATCGACTACTTCCAGCAGCAGTTGGAGGGCCACTACCGGGCCGACATGTTCCTCGGGCCGCACGACCTCATCGGCACCGTGTCTGCCCAGTACCAGCTCATCGACAAGCTCGTCCGGTCCGCGCAGGGCGAGACCCGGCGCGGGCTGCTGCGCGTCGGAGCCGCGTACGCGGCGCTCGTCGGCTGGCTCTACCAAGACGCCGGCGACCTCGGCGCGGCCGCGTTCTGGCGGGGGATCACGCAGGAAATAGCGGCCAGGTCCCAGGACCCGCACCTCATCGGCTACAGCCTCGTCAACCTCGCCCACGTGCGGACCGACCTCGGCGACGGCCACGGCGTCATCGACCTGTGCGAGGCCGCCCTCGACGACGACCGCCTGTTCCCGAAGGTGCGGATCATGGCGATGCAGCAGCAGGCCCACGGTGCCAGCCTCACAGGCGACCGTACGGCCGTCGACCGGCTCATCGACGACGCCGGAGAGCTCCTCGGCCGCGTCGACGACGACCTGCCCTGGGGCAACGCCTGCCGCCGCACCCCCGGCTACCTCGAGGTGCAACGGGCCACCTGCTACGGGCGGCTCGGCCTCGGCCGGGAGGCCGAGCATCTGTGGTCGCAGGTCCTCGATGAGGTACCCGCGACGGCCCGCCGGGACCGCGGTGTGTACCTCGCCCGGCACGCCACCGCGGCGGCCGGCGCCCGCCAGCCGGAACAAGCCGTCGAGATCGCCCGCGCGGCCGCCGAGATCGCGGCCGAGACCCGGTCGGCCCGCATGCTGCGTGAACTGCGGGGCCTGGAGCGGGCCATGCGGCCGTGGCACGATGCCCCGGTAGGCCGGGACCTCGCGGAGGTTCTGGCGCCCGTGAACGAGGGGAGCTGA
- a CDS encoding 4a-hydroxytetrahydrobiopterin dehydratase produces MGVPKPLTHEEIAEGLEKLPGWVQEGDAITRTYEIRYHAAVAAIVTIADRSRRIQHHADLDLRIDHLRASITTHDAGNRLTRADFDLAHRIDAIVAAHQALPLD; encoded by the coding sequence ATGGGTGTACCGAAGCCGTTGACGCACGAGGAGATCGCCGAAGGCCTGGAGAAGCTTCCGGGCTGGGTACAGGAGGGCGATGCGATCACCCGGACGTACGAGATCCGCTACCACGCCGCGGTGGCCGCGATCGTCACCATCGCAGACCGGTCCCGGCGCATCCAGCATCACGCCGACCTCGACCTCCGTATCGACCACCTGCGTGCCTCGATCACGACGCACGACGCGGGCAACCGACTGACGCGGGCTGACTTCGACCTTGCGCACCGCATCGACGCGATCGTGGCTGCACACCAGGCCCTCCCGCTGGACTGA
- the sph gene encoding sphingomyelin phosphodiesterase — translation MLLSSPRSRRAAAATAVAAVAAGALAAATAPAASAAETAAAPRLSVLSYNVFLMSKNLYPNWGQDHRAAEIPKASFYKGHDVVVLQEAFDNSSSDALKAGSAAQYPYQTPVVGRSKSGWDATGGAYSATTPEDGGVTILSKWPILRKEQVVYKDACGADWWSNKGFAYVVLNVNGAKVHVVGTHAQSTDPGCGAGEAAEMRARQFRAVDAFLDGKNIPANEQVIVAGDLNVDSRTPEYASLLANADLADSDSRTGHPYSFDTALNSIANYRYPTDPREDLDYVLYRKGNARPAGWENNVVKEQSAPWTVSSWGTSYTYTNLSDHYPLIGR, via the coding sequence ATGCTGCTTTCCTCGCCCCGCTCGCGCCGCGCCGCCGCCGCCACGGCCGTCGCGGCGGTCGCCGCGGGCGCGCTGGCCGCCGCCACCGCGCCGGCCGCCTCGGCCGCGGAGACCGCCGCCGCCCCGCGGCTCAGCGTCCTGTCGTACAACGTGTTCCTGATGAGCAAGAACCTCTACCCGAACTGGGGTCAGGACCACCGGGCCGCCGAGATCCCCAAGGCCTCCTTCTACAAGGGCCACGACGTGGTCGTGCTCCAGGAGGCCTTCGACAACAGCTCCTCGGACGCGCTGAAGGCCGGCTCCGCCGCGCAGTACCCGTACCAGACCCCGGTCGTCGGCCGCAGCAAGAGCGGCTGGGACGCCACGGGCGGCGCGTACTCCGCCACCACCCCGGAGGACGGCGGGGTCACGATCCTCAGCAAGTGGCCGATCCTCCGCAAGGAGCAGGTCGTCTACAAGGACGCCTGCGGCGCCGACTGGTGGTCCAACAAGGGCTTCGCCTACGTCGTCCTGAACGTGAACGGCGCCAAGGTGCACGTGGTCGGCACGCACGCGCAGTCCACCGACCCCGGCTGCGGCGCGGGCGAGGCCGCGGAGATGCGCGCCCGTCAGTTCCGAGCCGTGGACGCCTTCCTGGACGGCAAGAACATCCCGGCGAACGAGCAGGTCATCGTGGCGGGCGACCTCAACGTCGACTCGCGCACCCCCGAGTACGCGAGCCTGCTCGCGAACGCCGACCTGGCGGACTCCGACAGCCGCACGGGCCACCCGTACTCCTTCGACACCGCGCTGAACTCGATAGCGAACTACCGCTACCCGACCGACCCGCGCGAGGACCTGGACTACGTCCTCTACCGCAAGGGCAACGCCCGCCCGGCGGGCTGGGAGAACAACGTGGTCAAGGAGCAGTCGGCGCCCTGGACGGTCTCCAGCTGGGGCACCTCCTACACCTACACCAACCTCTCCGACCACTACCCCCTGATCGGCCGCTAG
- a CDS encoding oxygenase MpaB family protein produces MTKTDSAHPAGPAATRRTDPAPPPPGGVLWTIAGDVRALLMLPAAFTMQVAHPAIAAGVDEYSVFRTDPWGRGERSLRSVQLWVYGGEEAAEEGRRVRRLHKDIQGTDTRGRRYHSLDPACYAWVHATGFPVYLYAGRYLLRRFTPAQERQLYREWLQVGRILGLHDRDMPQSIEEYWTYWGRMLAEEIEPTAVARELISTEVRLPRPEAGSPAVRLLLRLTWPVLRAAFLRLRAFVTVGYMPPEARAAIGLEWSPAQERRLRRFSTAVRILVPLLPERLRYLPIAYRARAAWHAGGR; encoded by the coding sequence ATGACGAAGACGGACTCCGCACACCCCGCCGGACCTGCGGCCACGCGCCGCACCGACCCCGCGCCGCCCCCGCCCGGCGGGGTGCTGTGGACCATCGCCGGTGACGTCCGCGCCCTGCTGATGCTGCCCGCCGCCTTCACCATGCAGGTCGCCCACCCCGCGATCGCGGCCGGCGTCGACGAGTACTCCGTCTTCCGCACCGACCCCTGGGGCCGCGGCGAGCGCTCCCTGCGCTCCGTCCAGCTGTGGGTGTACGGAGGGGAGGAGGCGGCCGAGGAGGGCCGCCGGGTGCGCCGCCTGCACAAGGACATCCAGGGCACCGACACCCGCGGCCGCCGGTACCACTCCCTCGACCCCGCCTGCTACGCCTGGGTGCACGCCACCGGCTTCCCGGTCTACCTGTACGCCGGGCGCTACCTGCTGCGCCGTTTCACCCCCGCCCAGGAGCGGCAGCTCTACCGGGAATGGCTCCAGGTGGGCCGGATCCTCGGCCTGCACGACCGGGACATGCCCCAGAGCATCGAGGAGTACTGGACGTACTGGGGCCGGATGCTGGCCGAGGAGATCGAGCCCACCGCGGTCGCCCGCGAGCTGATCTCCACCGAGGTGCGGCTGCCCCGGCCGGAGGCCGGCTCGCCCGCCGTGCGCCTGCTGCTGCGGCTCACCTGGCCGGTGCTGCGGGCCGCCTTCCTGCGCCTGCGGGCCTTCGTCACCGTCGGCTACATGCCGCCCGAGGCCCGCGCCGCGATCGGGCTGGAGTGGAGCCCGGCCCAGGAGCGCAGGCTCCGCCGGTTCAGCACGGCCGTACGGATCCTCGTGCCGCTGCTGCCGGAGCGGCTGCGGTACCTGCCGATCGCCTATCGGGCGCGGGCCGCGTGGCATGCGGGAGGCCGCTGA
- a CDS encoding M1 family metallopeptidase: protein MHRKVIAPSVLAASLLLVIPASAAGSGSGAPGIGDPYYPASGNGGYDVSHYDLRLQYQPKTDLLEGTATLLATAKEDLSRFNLDFGLQVSEIRVNGVKAKFATSGSHELEVTPAKPLARNTPLSVVVKYAGKPSELKVDGWTAWHRTPDGGVAAQEPDSAVWWFPSNDHPLDKATFDVSINVPDGTQAISNGVLQSQTSRLGWTRYNWRSNKPQATYLATLAVGKFDITTDKTASGLPILNAYSKDLGDNAGAARASVERTGEVTEWLEGVFGPYPFNALGGYVPNVTAGFALETQTRPFYGPAQFRNGANVSVVVHELAHQWYGDSVSVEGWKDIWINEGFARYSQWLWSEKEGEGTAQELADWAYALRPAEDAFWQVKPGDPGPENQFHGAVYDRGAIALQALRNEIGDERFFEILKGWPTERAYGNAKVGDFVRYAEKVSKKPLAQLFETWLYTPGKPAASALNPSAAKPAARSPQQSAPAKPAAEPKSWKKIAETNTIHDTEHGSGPGHRH, encoded by the coding sequence GTGCACCGCAAAGTCATCGCCCCGAGCGTGCTCGCCGCTTCCCTCCTGCTGGTGATCCCGGCGTCGGCGGCGGGTTCGGGTTCGGGCGCCCCGGGTATCGGCGATCCCTACTACCCGGCCAGCGGCAACGGCGGATACGACGTGTCGCACTACGACCTGCGCCTGCAGTACCAGCCGAAGACCGACCTGCTGGAAGGCACGGCCACCCTGCTGGCCACCGCCAAGGAGGACCTGTCCCGCTTCAACCTGGACTTCGGCCTCCAGGTCAGCGAGATCCGGGTCAACGGGGTCAAGGCGAAGTTCGCCACGTCCGGCTCCCACGAGCTGGAGGTCACCCCGGCGAAGCCGCTGGCGCGCAACACCCCGCTGTCCGTCGTCGTCAAGTACGCCGGGAAGCCCTCCGAGCTGAAGGTGGACGGCTGGACGGCCTGGCATCGCACGCCCGACGGCGGGGTCGCGGCGCAGGAGCCCGACTCGGCGGTCTGGTGGTTCCCGAGCAACGACCACCCGCTGGACAAGGCCACCTTCGACGTCTCGATCAACGTGCCCGACGGCACCCAGGCGATCAGCAACGGCGTGCTGCAGTCCCAGACCTCGCGGCTCGGCTGGACCCGGTACAACTGGCGTTCCAACAAGCCGCAGGCGACCTACCTCGCCACCCTCGCCGTCGGCAAGTTCGACATCACCACCGACAAGACCGCGAGCGGGCTGCCGATCCTCAACGCGTACAGCAAGGACCTCGGCGACAACGCGGGCGCGGCCCGCGCGAGCGTGGAGCGGACCGGCGAGGTCACCGAGTGGCTGGAGGGGGTCTTCGGGCCGTACCCCTTCAACGCGCTCGGCGGCTACGTGCCGAACGTGACCGCCGGTTTCGCCCTGGAGACCCAGACCCGGCCGTTCTACGGCCCGGCCCAGTTCCGCAACGGCGCCAACGTCTCGGTGGTCGTGCACGAGCTGGCGCACCAGTGGTACGGCGACAGCGTGTCCGTCGAGGGCTGGAAGGACATCTGGATCAACGAGGGCTTCGCCCGCTACAGCCAGTGGCTGTGGTCGGAGAAGGAGGGCGAGGGGACGGCGCAGGAGCTGGCCGACTGGGCCTACGCCCTGCGCCCGGCCGAGGATGCGTTCTGGCAGGTCAAGCCGGGTGACCCGGGTCCGGAGAACCAGTTCCACGGGGCTGTCTACGACCGCGGCGCCATCGCCCTGCAGGCGCTGCGCAACGAGATCGGCGACGAGAGGTTCTTCGAGATCCTCAAGGGCTGGCCGACCGAGCGGGCCTACGGCAACGCCAAGGTCGGGGACTTCGTCCGGTACGCCGAGAAGGTCTCGAAGAAGCCCCTCGCGCAGCTCTTCGAGACCTGGCTCTACACCCCGGGCAAGCCGGCGGCCTCGGCCCTGAACCCGTCGGCGGCCAAGCCCGCGGCCCGCTCGCCGCAGCAGTCCGCTCCGGCGAAGCCCGCCGCGGAGCCCAAGTCCTGGAAGAAGATCGCGGAGACCAACACGATCCACGACACCGAGCACGGCTCCGGGCCCGGCCACCGGCACTGA